In Fluviispira sanaruensis, a genomic segment contains:
- a CDS encoding family 20 glycosylhydrolase: MRVLNLLHFVVFFISMCVFTLAHGSRLSAYDDLTEHIPSLFDFVEVSDFNYANKNKINETLIIESVLIGSCTNKNSPCFENAQVSEFFALIKLTNTGSLIQNWKFGFYMPRSFNRHGKINNNLTMDICDATHNCQKLKYSKETSVYRKDQSVGYTTVLEPEGDFELKPGSQYEIRLIRNNQWRPNNISAVPQNLFLVVHENNANKIYNLSTNKSSYHIQGYNQKNVDALISDHNIKNWNSSSQTLSNHPIIPSPVSYISSSDEKYFFFTDELGFENAFAGLDPRIENYLNHILVSDLKIAEMTKKFNNINSGIIFKRIKNPNEILHNPEGYKISISENLILVEALHNAGFFYAVQTLRQLWFQADIKSLNQTGLKTATIIDYPRFKYRGIALDLARHFFSVEEIKNFIEIMSVHKLNSLHLHFADDEGFRIQLTDFDSFNKISDSRGYGKNIGPLMFVQGNLDKTNTYRYKYPTAVTQYTKTYTKSEILEIIQFANSHQITVIPEIDLPGHSRALIKAMPNIFYDKNDKSEFMSVQGYTDNVIPVCAYGDKSEFGINFTNRLNKIIYEIADMFSNQSTLYFIKNEISLGGDEVSEDAWNKSSTCQNDWAQLTSLGKSHKFFKEISNKLNNIKISGWQQFVQNDDQSLGSERVQADKTGRVWLWNTTENGILQAVNLANNSYPVVLAFADQTYFDLAYNPDRNEPGFSWATQFSDTESALRSSLSSKITQEMTYYPENILGIEGTLWSENLPTYAHLTYMALPKMTGLAEASWASVTFTTEANLKTNWQSLIHRLGCGEKGFLSFIYNVYNVKYRGYPTGISLEAPREFCNL; this comes from the coding sequence ATGAGAGTGTTAAATCTTTTACACTTTGTAGTTTTTTTTATATCCATGTGCGTTTTTACTCTAGCGCATGGGAGTAGGCTATCTGCTTATGATGATTTAACCGAGCATATTCCTTCGCTCTTTGATTTTGTTGAAGTCTCAGATTTTAATTATGCAAATAAAAATAAAATAAACGAAACTTTGATTATAGAATCTGTATTAATTGGTTCTTGTACAAATAAAAACAGTCCTTGTTTTGAGAATGCACAGGTAAGCGAGTTTTTTGCTCTTATCAAATTAACAAATACAGGCTCCTTAATTCAAAACTGGAAATTTGGTTTTTATATGCCGCGGAGTTTTAACCGCCATGGTAAAATAAATAATAATCTAACAATGGATATTTGCGATGCTACGCACAATTGCCAAAAATTAAAATATTCGAAAGAGACATCGGTATATCGAAAGGATCAGAGTGTAGGATATACTACCGTACTAGAACCAGAAGGAGATTTTGAGCTAAAACCAGGAAGTCAGTATGAAATAAGGTTGATAAGAAATAATCAGTGGCGTCCAAATAATATTTCAGCTGTACCACAAAATTTGTTTTTAGTTGTACATGAGAATAATGCAAATAAAATTTATAATTTATCTACAAATAAATCATCATATCATATTCAAGGTTACAATCAAAAAAATGTAGATGCATTAATAAGTGACCATAATATTAAAAACTGGAATTCTTCTAGCCAAACATTGTCAAATCATCCTATTATTCCCTCTCCAGTCAGTTATATTAGCAGTAGCGATGAAAAATATTTTTTTTTTACGGATGAGTTAGGTTTTGAAAATGCATTTGCGGGACTTGATCCGAGAATTGAAAATTATTTAAATCATATTTTAGTTTCAGACTTGAAAATAGCAGAAATGACAAAAAAGTTTAATAATATAAATTCTGGAATTATTTTTAAAAGAATAAAGAATCCTAATGAAATTTTACACAATCCCGAAGGCTATAAAATTTCGATTTCAGAAAATCTTATTTTAGTAGAAGCTTTGCACAATGCTGGTTTTTTTTATGCTGTGCAAACATTGCGCCAACTCTGGTTTCAAGCAGATATAAAGAGTTTAAACCAAACAGGTTTAAAAACTGCGACCATAATTGACTATCCACGTTTTAAATATCGAGGGATAGCATTGGACCTTGCTCGCCATTTTTTTTCAGTAGAAGAAATTAAAAATTTTATAGAAATAATGTCAGTGCATAAATTAAATAGTCTTCATTTGCATTTTGCAGATGATGAAGGATTTAGAATTCAGTTAACAGACTTTGATAGTTTTAACAAAATTTCAGACAGTCGTGGGTATGGGAAAAATATTGGACCTTTAATGTTCGTCCAAGGAAACTTAGATAAAACAAATACATATAGATATAAATATCCAACGGCAGTTACACAATATACTAAAACATACACTAAAAGTGAAATATTAGAAATAATTCAATTTGCAAATAGTCATCAAATCACTGTGATTCCTGAAATTGATTTACCTGGCCATTCGCGCGCGCTCATAAAAGCAATGCCTAATATTTTTTATGATAAAAATGATAAATCAGAATTTATGTCTGTGCAGGGCTATACAGATAATGTCATTCCTGTATGTGCATATGGGGATAAAAGTGAATTTGGAATTAATTTTACAAATAGATTAAATAAAATAATTTATGAGATAGCTGATATGTTTTCGAATCAATCTACCCTTTATTTTATAAAAAATGAAATAAGCCTTGGCGGAGATGAAGTCAGTGAGGATGCTTGGAATAAGTCAAGTACTTGTCAAAATGATTGGGCTCAATTAACTTCGCTTGGAAAGTCGCATAAATTTTTTAAAGAGATATCAAATAAATTAAATAATATAAAAATATCAGGATGGCAACAATTTGTTCAAAATGACGATCAATCTTTAGGCAGTGAAAGAGTTCAAGCAGACAAAACAGGCCGAGTTTGGCTTTGGAACACAACTGAAAATGGTATATTGCAAGCAGTAAACTTAGCAAATAATTCTTATCCTGTAGTACTTGCTTTTGCGGATCAGACTTATTTTGATTTAGCTTATAATCCAGATAGAAATGAACCGGGCTTTAGTTGGGCGACACAATTTTCTGATACTGAAAGCGCATTAAGATCAAGTTTGAGTTCTAAAATTACTCAGGAGATGACATATTATCCAGAAAATATCCTTGGTATCGAAGGAACACTTTGGTCAGAAAATCTTCCAACATATGCTCATTTAACGTATATGGCATTGCCAAAAATGACTGGATTGGCAGAAGCCAGTTGGGCATCTGTAACTTTTACCACAGAAGCTAATTTAAAGACAAATTGGCAAAGTTTAATTCATCGTTTGGGCTGTGGTGAAAAAGGTTTTTTATCTTTTATTTATAATGTATATAATGTTAAATATCGTGGTTATCCTACCGGAATATCTCTTGAAGCTCCACGTGAATTTTGTAATTTATAA
- a CDS encoding RsmB/NOP family class I SAM-dependent RNA methyltransferase yields MFEQKNKSVKHYDGRWAHLYKLWCSALQQEPLPQFDRWLSQEFAKNSKYGSRDRRWYSECLFAGIRFGYFALFCEEFFKSNKTKKIDKLSLDESISDFSKNFQTGNQVLSKWNEISPERFFVWIRLRYELAYKNKPNTLSLELGDEKFQEEVQFFVNLVNLIENSENIIFQLLISSIPIWFKEAIEKRIHESSWENEKTKQFFSELEIRPPLWIRINDLEKIDIVKAELVKEGFEFEQFDSALKVTGAKGVFALQAYRSGLFEIQDLASQRIGQNIQVKNGQFVWDCCAGGGGKTQQIASLLKNKGVIYASDIREYKLEEVKKRARKSGFFNIRCLPWNGENLPNFQKEVENRHGFDWVLVDAPCTSSGTWRRNPDAKYRVSHTNIESLTRLQLSILENASRGVRVGGHLVYSTCSWIYDENEGIILEFLKKNTFYTLVKQNLLGSPNENADTMFAAVLKRES; encoded by the coding sequence ATGTTTGAACAAAAAAATAAAAGTGTGAAACATTATGATGGCAGATGGGCACATTTGTATAAATTATGGTGTTCTGCTCTTCAGCAAGAACCTTTGCCACAATTTGATAGATGGTTATCCCAGGAATTTGCAAAAAATTCAAAATATGGCAGTCGCGATAGACGTTGGTACAGTGAATGTTTATTTGCTGGAATCCGTTTTGGATATTTTGCCTTGTTTTGTGAAGAGTTTTTTAAAAGTAATAAGACAAAAAAAATAGACAAATTATCACTGGATGAGTCTATCTCTGATTTCAGCAAAAACTTTCAAACTGGGAATCAAGTTCTTTCTAAATGGAATGAAATATCTCCAGAACGTTTTTTTGTCTGGATTCGTTTGCGCTATGAATTGGCTTATAAAAATAAACCAAATACGCTTTCTCTTGAATTAGGCGATGAAAAATTTCAAGAAGAAGTTCAATTTTTTGTTAATTTAGTTAATCTTATAGAAAATTCAGAAAATATTATATTTCAATTATTGATTTCTAGTATACCAATTTGGTTTAAAGAGGCTATAGAAAAAAGAATTCATGAGTCTTCGTGGGAAAATGAAAAAACAAAACAGTTTTTCTCGGAACTCGAAATTCGTCCTCCTCTATGGATTAGAATCAATGATTTAGAAAAAATAGATATTGTAAAAGCAGAACTTGTTAAAGAAGGTTTTGAATTTGAACAATTTGATTCAGCTCTAAAAGTAACAGGTGCAAAAGGTGTTTTTGCTTTGCAAGCATACCGGTCAGGTCTGTTTGAAATTCAGGATTTAGCAAGCCAAAGAATTGGGCAAAATATTCAAGTTAAAAATGGCCAATTTGTTTGGGATTGTTGTGCAGGCGGTGGAGGTAAAACTCAGCAAATTGCCAGTTTATTAAAAAATAAAGGTGTCATTTATGCATCTGACATTCGTGAATATAAACTGGAAGAAGTCAAAAAGCGTGCGCGTAAATCAGGTTTTTTTAATATCCGTTGCCTTCCATGGAATGGAGAAAATCTCCCAAATTTTCAAAAAGAAGTTGAAAATAGACATGGATTTGATTGGGTATTAGTAGATGCACCATGCACTTCATCGGGAACATGGAGAAGAAACCCAGACGCAAAATACCGAGTGAGTCATACAAATATCGAAAGTTTGACTCGTCTGCAATTGAGCATATTAGAAAATGCCAGTCGTGGTGTACGAGTGGGTGGACATTTGGTATATTCTACTTGCAGTTGGATTTATGATGAAAATGAAGGAATCATTTTAGAATTTCTTAAAAAAAATACTTTCTACACTTTAGTTAAGCAAAATTTATTAGGTTCTCCAAACGAAAATGCTGACACAATGTTTGCAGCAGTCCTGAAACGAGAAAGTTAA
- the der gene encoding ribosome biogenesis GTPase Der: MTLRTYTRLVALVGRPNVGKSSLFNRIIRERKSLVHDEPGVTRDRIFGRAEHNGEAFYLCDTGGFEPTSKDNIKIQLVEQAEMAIEEAETVIFVVDGREGLHPVDSDLIRRLRKSEKNFVVCVNKCDLPKDDIFIEEFRKLGVPNVYPVSAEHNRGVSDLLDAATEIFASAPKAKQEDPENPPVKLAIIGRPNVGKSSILNRLVGEARSIVDNRPGTTRDSVDVSLKYHGREIKVIDTAGIRRKSRMVDKLEKFSAFRSVSCLEDCDVAVLVINAEDGATDGDARVAGYAFELRKPILIVVNKWDLVKDKTSKTVKDFTEKLHLDLRYIRYAPIVFVSALENLRVSRLIPMCLDLFDQGSKRNSTSQVNNTLKEILLKHTPPMVKNKSKRIKFLYATQVGALPPRFVIFCSHPKDLHFSYKRFVENEFREAFNYKDIPISIIFRERTRSPLDDNGERIKSKGTARFQRDRNYDDDIRSMVFDDSKALDGADIEFFDDDSEE; encoded by the coding sequence ATGACTTTAAGAACCTACACTCGCCTTGTTGCCCTCGTTGGTCGTCCCAATGTTGGCAAAAGCTCTCTATTTAACCGTATTATTCGTGAACGTAAGAGCCTCGTCCATGACGAACCAGGCGTGACAAGAGATCGAATTTTTGGCCGTGCTGAGCACAATGGTGAGGCTTTTTACTTGTGCGATACAGGTGGTTTTGAGCCAACGTCTAAAGATAACATCAAAATTCAGCTCGTTGAACAAGCTGAAATGGCTATTGAAGAAGCAGAAACTGTGATTTTTGTGGTGGATGGGCGTGAAGGTTTGCATCCTGTCGACAGCGATCTCATTCGTCGTTTGCGCAAATCCGAAAAAAACTTTGTCGTATGTGTAAACAAATGTGACTTACCAAAAGATGACATATTTATTGAAGAATTTCGTAAACTTGGCGTGCCCAATGTTTATCCCGTGAGTGCGGAGCACAACCGCGGAGTCTCAGATTTATTGGATGCCGCTACAGAAATTTTTGCCAGTGCACCAAAAGCTAAACAGGAGGATCCAGAAAATCCTCCCGTTAAACTCGCTATCATTGGTCGTCCCAATGTGGGTAAATCCTCTATTTTAAATAGACTCGTAGGAGAAGCTCGGTCAATCGTGGACAATCGCCCTGGAACGACGCGCGACTCAGTTGATGTTTCATTAAAGTACCATGGACGTGAAATTAAAGTGATCGACACAGCTGGAATCCGTCGGAAAAGTCGTATGGTCGATAAACTCGAGAAATTTTCTGCTTTTCGCAGTGTGTCTTGCCTAGAAGACTGCGATGTTGCTGTTCTGGTTATCAATGCTGAAGATGGGGCAACTGATGGCGATGCTCGCGTTGCAGGTTATGCATTTGAACTTAGAAAACCTATTTTAATTGTTGTTAATAAATGGGATCTTGTTAAAGATAAAACATCTAAAACAGTTAAAGATTTTACTGAAAAATTACATCTTGATTTACGTTATATTCGTTATGCACCCATCGTGTTTGTCAGTGCACTAGAAAACTTAAGAGTCAGTCGACTTATTCCAATGTGTCTTGATTTATTTGATCAAGGAAGTAAAAGAAATTCTACTTCTCAAGTGAATAACACTTTAAAAGAAATTCTTTTAAAGCACACTCCACCGATGGTTAAAAATAAGTCAAAACGTATTAAGTTTCTGTATGCAACGCAAGTGGGAGCTCTCCCACCGCGGTTTGTTATATTCTGCTCACATCCAAAAGATTTGCATTTTAGCTATAAAAGATTTGTAGAAAATGAATTCCGTGAAGCTTTTAATTATAAAGATATTCCAATTTCTATTATTTTCCGTGAGAGAACAAGGTCACCATTAGATGATAATGGGGAAAGAATTAAATCTAAAGGAACAGCTCGTTTTCAAAGAGATCGGAACTATGATGATGACATTCGTAGTATGGTTTTTGATGACAGTAAGGCTTTAGACGGAGCTGATATCGAATTTTTCGATGATGACTCCGAGGAATAA
- a CDS encoding CCA tRNA nucleotidyltransferase has product MKHKVIFKNKKFRPFSNVRKAPIFLAAKQVCLTLQKSGYDAYIVGGAVRDLLLNPNKIPKDIDIATSAKPEEVRNLFKNSIFVGQTFGVCLINLMGQHFEVTSFRKEGRYLDKRRPENIQLGTFKDDSNRRDFTINSIYFNPLQQFIIDPHLGMIDLKQKLIRCVGSAEDRLQEDALRILRMIRFAANLNFTLDIVSLTAARNHSAGLLELSKERIILEFQKVKRGKFYIFCEHLENIIDLTEIIFPNGSYKFSKYNLHSKNQLAISKLKLDTHLPFFNLLKFFLFKNRVNKESFSNILTAIDQWPITSEDKKICSLFLKCIFFKELYSKEIDIELYDFLFYELITQIDLISKQSSRIILITLSVFINDNLLKETLYKMIDGISKSNITSIKSNDVVLLVENSQLDKKYISVIIKYIQYIYIKKGQAPKLENLLQFKADLFKEYFAIGNINV; this is encoded by the coding sequence GTGAAACATAAAGTGATTTTTAAAAATAAGAAGTTTAGACCCTTCTCCAATGTGAGAAAAGCCCCCATATTCCTTGCGGCAAAACAAGTCTGTTTAACTCTCCAAAAGAGTGGCTATGATGCTTATATTGTTGGTGGAGCCGTTAGAGATCTTCTCCTTAATCCCAACAAAATCCCAAAAGATATTGACATAGCTACTTCGGCAAAACCTGAAGAAGTCAGAAACTTATTTAAAAACTCAATCTTTGTTGGACAGACATTTGGAGTGTGTCTCATCAATTTAATGGGTCAGCACTTTGAAGTTACAAGTTTTCGCAAAGAAGGCAGATACTTAGACAAAAGAAGACCCGAAAATATTCAATTAGGCACTTTTAAAGATGACAGCAATCGACGCGATTTTACGATAAACAGCATATATTTTAATCCTTTGCAGCAATTCATAATTGACCCTCATTTAGGTATGATAGATCTCAAACAAAAACTCATCCGCTGTGTTGGTTCAGCAGAAGATAGGTTGCAAGAAGACGCGTTAAGAATTCTTAGAATGATACGCTTTGCAGCTAATCTAAATTTTACTCTTGATATTGTAAGCTTAACTGCAGCAAGAAATCATTCTGCGGGCCTCCTTGAATTGAGTAAAGAAAGGATTATTCTTGAGTTTCAAAAAGTAAAAAGAGGAAAATTCTATATATTTTGTGAACACCTAGAAAACATTATAGATCTAACAGAAATAATTTTTCCCAATGGAAGCTATAAATTCTCTAAATATAATTTGCACAGCAAGAATCAGCTTGCAATAAGTAAACTAAAATTGGACACTCATTTACCATTTTTTAATTTATTAAAATTCTTTTTATTTAAAAACAGAGTGAATAAAGAATCTTTCTCAAATATTTTAACCGCGATTGATCAATGGCCAATCACATCAGAGGATAAGAAAATTTGCTCACTTTTTCTTAAATGTATTTTCTTTAAAGAACTTTACAGCAAAGAGATTGATATAGAACTTTATGATTTTCTCTTTTATGAATTAATTACTCAGATTGACTTAATATCAAAGCAATCTTCACGTATTATTTTAATAACTCTCTCTGTATTCATAAATGATAATTTACTGAAAGAAACTCTCTATAAAATGATCGATGGTATTTCAAAGAGCAACATTACGAGTATAAAGTCAAACGATGTCGTATTACTCGTTGAAAATAGTCAATTAGATAAAAAATATATTTCAGTTATAATTAAATATATACAATACATTTACATAAAAAAAGGTCAAGCGCCAAAACTTGAAAATCTACTTCAATTTAAAGCGGACTTATTCAAAGAATACTTTGCTATCGGAAACATAAATGTCTAG
- a CDS encoding RNA methyltransferase, translating into MSSALKKNKETSKNFTKNISVVLVEPEHPNNVGAVARAMNNMGFTKLILIKPCDYLSGGNDGARTLAMHSQDILQSAKVYSDLRSALLEQNFVIALTNRVRGQHKILENSWNLEYVFKQIQNENNIALVFGRESSGLTNSEVDLCDLIMTIPTFGQNTSLNLSQAVMVILYEISKPLNKQESFQEQKVILATSRHIESLKHNLFSVLERIGYIKIGNESKRWSVFSKLISEKYLSEKEVNILQGVLNKIKENIK; encoded by the coding sequence ATGTCTAGTGCCCTAAAAAAAAATAAAGAAACAAGTAAAAATTTTACCAAAAATATAAGTGTTGTCCTAGTTGAACCTGAACATCCAAACAATGTTGGAGCTGTAGCGCGGGCAATGAACAATATGGGTTTTACAAAGCTAATTCTGATTAAACCTTGCGATTATTTAAGTGGAGGTAACGATGGTGCAAGGACATTAGCCATGCATTCACAAGATATCTTACAGTCGGCAAAAGTCTACTCAGATTTACGGAGCGCTCTCCTAGAGCAAAATTTTGTTATAGCCCTCACAAATCGAGTGCGTGGACAACATAAAATTTTAGAAAATAGCTGGAATTTAGAATATGTATTCAAGCAAATTCAAAACGAGAACAATATTGCTCTCGTCTTCGGAAGAGAATCTTCTGGTCTAACAAATTCAGAAGTGGATCTTTGTGATTTAATAATGACCATCCCGACCTTTGGCCAAAATACTTCATTAAATTTATCACAGGCTGTAATGGTAATATTATATGAAATCAGTAAACCATTAAATAAACAGGAATCATTTCAAGAACAAAAAGTTATCTTAGCAACTTCGCGACATATCGAAAGTTTAAAACACAATTTATTTTCTGTTCTCGAAAGAATAGGGTACATAAAAATTGGCAATGAATCTAAAAGATGGAGTGTTTTTTCTAAATTGATCTCTGAAAAGTATCTAAGCGAGAAAGAGGTTAATATCCTGCAAGGTGTTCTTAATAAGATAAAAGAAAATATTAAATAA
- a CDS encoding transglycosylase SLT domain-containing protein encodes MIFKMSGIYKIFIIIISISVFFPKSNLAIAKEVNLKFSNITNKSLGDFDSMKQRRMIRIFMPYSKTLYYIDKGKERGLSIELARDFEAYINKKYKKELGNRPITVFVIPTSIEYLVENILTGMGDIAAGNLTFTRERAKLIDFVGAKVQRGNTEYVVTNKNDPPITSIEELSGKTVSIRKHTSYYDSLLKLNKSFQDAGKPIMKFQFLHEDLADEDKLEMLNARILKIVIVDDIIAKTWEKVLPNIRVNYNAFVRDKGKSGWMIRKNSPLLDAELEDFFLHYVEKTNVNDVRYLQTIENWSKFKNNIQDTETEKFQNILQIFKKYGAKYRFDPLMLSAQGYQESKLNQNARSPVGAIGVMQVMPDTGKQMKVGDITNIEANIHAGTKYMNFLMKTYFKNAKFNDYNRMLFALASYNAGAGKILKMRELTAACMCGLDENKWFNNVEMITGELIGLETTTYVRNILKYYVSYQMINDKKNKKRKVLK; translated from the coding sequence ATGATTTTTAAAATGTCAGGAATTTATAAGATTTTTATCATTATAATCTCTATAAGTGTGTTTTTCCCAAAGTCAAATTTAGCTATTGCCAAAGAAGTAAATTTAAAGTTTAGCAATATTACAAATAAATCTCTTGGTGATTTCGATAGCATGAAACAAAGGCGTATGATCCGAATATTTATGCCTTATAGCAAAACTTTATACTATATTGACAAAGGAAAAGAAAGAGGCTTAAGCATAGAATTAGCTAGAGATTTTGAAGCATATATCAATAAAAAATATAAAAAAGAACTTGGCAATAGACCTATCACAGTTTTCGTTATCCCAACTTCAATTGAATATCTTGTAGAGAATATCTTAACTGGCATGGGAGATATTGCAGCAGGAAACTTAACATTTACGCGCGAAAGAGCAAAGCTCATCGATTTCGTAGGAGCAAAAGTGCAAAGAGGAAATACAGAGTATGTCGTCACAAATAAAAATGACCCTCCCATCACCTCTATTGAAGAGCTCTCTGGTAAAACAGTCAGTATTAGAAAACATACAAGCTATTATGATAGTCTTTTAAAACTCAATAAAAGTTTTCAAGATGCTGGTAAACCTATTATGAAATTTCAATTTCTGCATGAAGACTTAGCAGATGAAGACAAATTAGAAATGCTCAATGCACGAATATTAAAAATCGTCATTGTTGATGATATTATTGCAAAAACTTGGGAAAAAGTATTACCTAACATTAGAGTAAATTACAATGCTTTTGTTCGTGATAAAGGAAAAAGTGGCTGGATGATTCGAAAAAACAGCCCGTTACTTGATGCAGAACTTGAAGATTTTTTCTTACATTATGTAGAGAAAACCAATGTAAATGACGTTAGATATTTACAAACAATAGAAAATTGGAGCAAATTTAAAAATAATATACAAGACACAGAAACCGAAAAATTTCAAAATATCCTGCAGATTTTTAAAAAGTATGGAGCAAAATATAGATTTGATCCCCTCATGCTTTCTGCACAAGGTTACCAAGAGTCTAAACTCAATCAAAATGCAAGAAGTCCTGTTGGTGCAATTGGAGTTATGCAAGTCATGCCTGATACAGGTAAGCAAATGAAAGTTGGAGATATTACAAATATCGAAGCAAATATTCATGCAGGTACAAAGTATATGAACTTTTTAATGAAAACATACTTTAAAAATGCAAAATTTAATGATTATAATAGAATGCTATTTGCACTTGCAAGTTATAATGCGGGTGCAGGAAAAATATTAAAAATGAGAGAATTAACAGCTGCTTGTATGTGCGGATTAGATGAAAATAAATGGTTTAATAACGTCGAAATGATAACTGGAGAGCTGATAGGCCTCGAAACAACCACCTATGTCAGAAATATTTTAAAATATTATGTCTCATATCAAATGATCAATGACAAGAAGAATAAAAAAAGAAAAGTCCTAAAATAA
- a CDS encoding aldehyde dehydrogenase family protein: protein MHKLSIKVPNNEIIINPKDIAAEWEKYSEAVQKVPKNLDIPMIINGKKVYSTKKVKNLNPSNGEAIGTYQQADSSHAQQAIEAALNAKMSWAALSPSARIQKFRDLEVILVKWKYELCATSSVECGYNSFETYVEWAELLDFVRFNNYYYAELLMEQMGDGWGETNQMQLRPLKGFTCAVSPFNFPQAIGYNLPLSMALTGNTVVWKPSDDSVLSGYLLMLALDEAGFPPGVINMISGDGKPCLPTVLTHPELTAVNFTGSFATAKAFGNYLYSSEYSRKNFPRYVAETGGKDFLVADKEIDILDTARCIVQGAFGRSGQKCSANSVGIIDEHIWPELKEILIKETNALNICNAVEKKCDVGPVINERQYDKIASFIERAKNDKNCKVIVGGNCDKKNGFYVSPTIIEVNADKHELLSEEIFGPVIAIKTYKKFEEIVPIIELHNYRLTGSVISRNETFLEKAIPILSQYAGNFYVNRKTTGAIVNMQPFGGDGASGTNGKAGGKWYLLNFVSQGLITRRHVRSTTPTAMEKIVQF, encoded by the coding sequence ATGCATAAATTATCAATTAAAGTTCCAAATAATGAAATTATAATCAATCCTAAAGATATTGCTGCAGAATGGGAAAAGTATTCTGAAGCAGTTCAGAAAGTTCCAAAAAATTTAGACATTCCAATGATCATTAATGGGAAAAAAGTTTATTCGACAAAAAAAGTCAAAAATTTAAATCCTTCAAATGGCGAAGCTATTGGAACATATCAACAAGCCGACTCCTCCCATGCACAACAAGCAATCGAAGCAGCATTAAATGCCAAAATGAGTTGGGCTGCGTTGTCGCCTTCGGCGCGGATTCAAAAATTTCGTGATCTTGAAGTCATTCTTGTAAAATGGAAATATGAATTATGTGCAACATCAAGCGTGGAATGTGGCTATAATTCATTTGAAACTTATGTAGAATGGGCAGAACTTTTAGACTTTGTCCGTTTTAATAATTATTATTATGCAGAATTATTAATGGAACAAATGGGAGATGGTTGGGGAGAAACAAATCAAATGCAGCTTAGACCGTTAAAAGGTTTTACCTGCGCAGTTTCTCCTTTTAATTTTCCACAAGCAATTGGCTATAATTTGCCTTTGTCGATGGCATTAACTGGGAATACTGTGGTTTGGAAGCCATCCGATGATTCTGTTTTGAGCGGATATCTTTTAATGCTAGCCCTCGATGAAGCTGGCTTTCCTCCTGGGGTTATCAATATGATCTCGGGTGATGGCAAGCCTTGTCTTCCTACAGTATTGACACACCCTGAATTAACCGCGGTCAATTTCACAGGTAGTTTTGCAACAGCAAAGGCATTTGGTAATTATTTATACAGTTCTGAATATTCTAGAAAAAACTTTCCTCGTTACGTTGCAGAAACAGGTGGGAAAGACTTTTTAGTTGCAGATAAAGAAATAGATATCTTAGATACAGCTCGCTGTATTGTGCAAGGAGCTTTTGGCCGCAGTGGACAAAAATGTTCAGCAAACAGTGTTGGAATTATTGATGAACATATTTGGCCAGAATTAAAAGAAATCCTTATTAAAGAAACTAATGCATTAAATATTTGTAATGCTGTAGAAAAAAAATGTGATGTAGGGCCTGTTATCAATGAGCGTCAGTACGATAAAATTGCATCATTTATTGAGCGTGCTAAAAATGATAAAAATTGTAAAGTTATAGTCGGTGGCAATTGTGATAAGAAAAATGGATTTTATGTTTCACCTACTATTATTGAAGTTAATGCTGATAAACATGAACTTCTTTCCGAAGAAATATTTGGACCCGTCATTGCAATTAAAACTTACAAGAAATTCGAAGAAATTGTTCCTATTATTGAACTGCACAATTATCGTTTAACAGGCAGTGTAATCAGTCGAAATGAAACTTTCCTCGAAAAGGCAATCCCCATTCTAAGTCAATATGCAGGTAATTTTTATGTTAATAGAAAAACAACTGGGGCTATTGTAAATATGCAACCATTTGGTGGTGATGGTGCCAGTGGAACCAACGGTAAAGCGGGTGGTAAGTGGTATTTATTAAACTTTGTCTCACAAGGATTAATAACCCGCAGACATGTGCGCTCTACGACACCAACAGCAATGGAAAAAATAGTCCAATTTTAA